One Fibrobacterota bacterium DNA window includes the following coding sequences:
- a CDS encoding protein BatD: MRLTLALCLTLLAAGAARAEIAAQASLTASQVGTGEPFQLIVQVTSDEKPADLPWPQVEGLQNFTVAKNMANSQSSQTTIVNGRVSSKNLYIVNFTYTLTAHKPGAFQLGPIKYAYKDYERNMGSAQVTVAKQEPGLTSTPTLSKRKAYVGEQVFYNLRLVAGAGVQQINLVQDLQKLIGEKFWFQRLDKQVEGKTMKINGENARVYDMRIVLFPLLAGKADLAGIPIEYTQASRTQRRRQGSVFDMFDDEFFGNGGSAVNMSAMASPIDMEVLPLPAGAPDGFTGSVGIYSLSATVDKTSVAAGDAVTLTVTVKGDGEPKTITKPKLPDLGQFEVFEPEVATNSAPQGNTLITVKTFKYVMVPHRRGDYDLGAIAFPYFDPERKEYVEAKSQPIRIAVTAGKESEYTPARVMSQREIADIGSDIRHIKTSGELKSQDDFVYRRAWYWLLFPPTPVAFAMLLLVRTRSRRLAADATFKRKTLAGPQLKRRLREAEDSLKQRDARGFYRALSQAVVGFASDKTNVEFRGLTVEDAQARLKANGAGEAAATEYAKVLQACDFGQFGGGERDEKAWKAALAAAENLLRILDRELG; encoded by the coding sequence GTGAGGCTTACCCTGGCCCTATGCCTTACCTTGCTGGCGGCCGGCGCGGCGCGCGCCGAGATCGCGGCCCAAGCCTCGCTCACGGCCAGCCAGGTCGGCACCGGGGAGCCGTTCCAGCTGATCGTGCAGGTAACTTCCGACGAGAAGCCGGCGGACCTTCCCTGGCCGCAGGTGGAGGGCCTACAGAACTTCACGGTCGCCAAGAACATGGCGAATTCCCAAAGCTCCCAGACCACCATCGTCAACGGCCGGGTGAGCAGCAAGAACCTCTACATCGTCAACTTCACATACACCCTTACGGCGCATAAGCCGGGCGCCTTCCAATTAGGACCCATCAAGTACGCCTATAAGGACTACGAACGCAACATGGGTTCGGCCCAGGTCACCGTCGCCAAGCAAGAGCCGGGGCTCACCAGTACGCCGACCTTGAGCAAGCGCAAGGCCTATGTCGGCGAGCAGGTCTTCTACAACCTGCGCCTCGTCGCGGGTGCAGGCGTGCAGCAAATCAACCTGGTTCAGGATTTGCAAAAGCTCATCGGCGAGAAGTTCTGGTTCCAAAGGCTGGACAAGCAGGTGGAAGGGAAGACCATGAAAATCAACGGGGAGAACGCCCGCGTGTACGACATGCGCATCGTGCTCTTCCCGTTGCTGGCGGGCAAGGCCGACTTGGCGGGCATCCCCATCGAATACACCCAGGCGAGCCGCACCCAGCGCCGCCGACAGGGCTCGGTCTTCGACATGTTCGACGACGAGTTCTTCGGGAACGGCGGATCCGCGGTCAACATGTCGGCCATGGCCAGCCCCATCGATATGGAAGTCCTACCGTTGCCCGCCGGGGCCCCCGACGGATTCACGGGATCGGTCGGAATCTATTCCTTGTCTGCGACGGTGGATAAGACCAGCGTCGCCGCCGGCGATGCGGTTACCCTGACCGTGACGGTCAAGGGCGATGGCGAGCCGAAAACCATCACCAAGCCGAAGCTTCCCGACCTGGGGCAGTTCGAAGTCTTCGAACCGGAAGTCGCCACGAACTCGGCGCCGCAGGGGAACACCCTGATCACCGTCAAGACCTTCAAGTACGTGATGGTTCCCCATCGCCGCGGCGACTACGATTTGGGCGCCATCGCCTTCCCCTATTTCGATCCGGAGCGTAAAGAGTACGTAGAAGCGAAATCGCAACCCATCCGTATCGCGGTGACCGCCGGCAAGGAAAGCGAATATACGCCGGCCCGGGTCATGAGCCAGCGCGAAATCGCGGACATCGGTTCGGACATCCGCCACATCAAGACCTCCGGGGAGCTGAAAAGCCAGGACGATTTCGTGTACCGGCGGGCCTGGTATTGGCTGCTGTTCCCGCCCACCCCGGTCGCCTTCGCCATGCTCCTGCTGGTTCGCACGCGCAGCCGCCGTCTGGCCGCCGACGCCACCTTCAAGCGCAAGACCCTGGCGGGCCCCCAACTCAAACGCCGCCTGAGGGAGGCGGAGGATTCGCTTAAGCAACGCGATGCGCGGGGCTTTTACCGGGCCCTGTCCCAGGCGGTGGTGGGCTTCGCGAGCGACAAGACCAATGTCGAGTTCCGCGGCTTGACCGTCGAGGACGCGCAAGCGCGCCTGAAAGCCAACGGGGCCGGCGAGGCCGCCGCGACGGAATACGCCAAGGTGCTGCAAGCTTGCGACTTCGGCCAATTCGGAGGCGGGGAACGGGACGAGAAGGCTTGGAAAGCGGCGTTGGCAGCGGCCGAGAACCTGTTGCGCATATTGGACCGGGAGTTGGGATGA
- a CDS encoding tetratricopeptide repeat protein, with protein MKKLFGLALLMGLFANAGAVTPEAMARANQAFHQANAAYEKNDYAQAADLYRRALDEGVADSRLYFDYANCLFRQNQLGMAILYYEKARKLDPNDPDIAYNLRFVNAQIQDKIPAPEENFLTRALAYAHAAFSINEGLWIELGLFTFLGLAAILCLYAGAALRTALAVLMVVAGLGMLSLAPSLVLKIKDQETLRFAIVLKPSIEMYSGPGENFQVLTQVHEGTRFEIVETHGDWVSVKLANGKGGFVRLADVGKV; from the coding sequence ATGAAGAAGCTATTCGGCTTGGCCCTTCTCATGGGCCTGTTCGCGAACGCGGGTGCCGTTACGCCCGAGGCCATGGCCCGGGCCAATCAGGCCTTCCACCAGGCCAATGCCGCCTATGAGAAGAACGATTACGCCCAGGCGGCCGATCTCTACCGCCGCGCCCTCGACGAAGGCGTCGCCGATTCCCGCCTGTATTTCGACTATGCCAATTGCCTGTTCCGCCAGAACCAGCTGGGGATGGCCATCCTTTATTACGAGAAGGCCCGCAAGCTCGATCCCAACGATCCCGACATCGCGTATAACCTCCGCTTCGTCAACGCGCAGATCCAGGACAAGATTCCCGCGCCCGAGGAAAACTTCCTGACGCGGGCGCTCGCCTACGCCCATGCCGCTTTTTCCATCAACGAAGGCCTGTGGATCGAGCTGGGCCTTTTCACCTTCCTGGGCCTGGCGGCCATCCTCTGCCTCTACGCCGGCGCCGCCCTGCGTACCGCCCTGGCGGTTTTGATGGTGGTCGCGGGATTGGGCATGCTTTCCCTCGCTCCCTCCCTGGTCCTCAAGATCAAGGACCAGGAAACCCTTCGCTTCGCCATCGTACTAAAGCCTTCCATCGAGATGTACAGCGGTCCCGGCGAGAACTTCCAGGTGCTCACCCAAGTCCACGAAGGCACCCGGTTCGAAATCGTCGAGACCCACGGGGACTGGGTATCGGTAAAGTTGGCGAATGGCAAAGGCGGCTTCGTCCGCCTCGCCGACGTCGGCAAAGTCTGA
- a CDS encoding chitobiase/beta-hexosaminidase C-terminal domain-containing protein, translating into MVLLTIAAALASSLAQAQTKRCDLVGRDTTVSGNPASFKRCLDLSSLDGKTVNVPLNVTRIDNDGLSLCKGAVQAGGDADIVYVYDNSGSMRAGSAYINSGTGDTTYYYDVCGTSAGDSISFYQWNDNGTSQVLRKIPHLSANGGCSNISGDPYNARARAFYLGIQDQAARAPQSTAGIMGFENGTEPVVRPRVLNSTANITAVQGGINTAFTGGTNYNPPLDSARKWLTTSTITSNPKKAIIFLSDGRPSDSPNFGSGTPPIYGIFLGRPRSDTAVLSNMSLSTGGKFFIIPPDDPDSLKSVVASILNIVLLQYSPQSASVTNSSIAPAQTATSAAADFIPQPDGSWLMKLSDIIGLNANGSNVISVSTSFKEKTSGNVDTKTISFTVSTTLPASSTTQKIGTTQFGMTCYDRSSLLILDAGNARPAYFTDSNTIYQVRIRTSPSPLDSAVAAATTRAQADTEAPHLKPPIISNADSLVFRNAFPFQGTGAARVLRNGTLESSAFDSIIVAWSHPRDPQDFVADTMRVRPKGQASQVWFAQSNGGAAVTQFPASTSVVYIVVKDQAPDAHKSYTAIVTSETFSIDKETVVLTPLTPGSGTLVGQLTVANDTKTQGNGKLEVSVGGDQLRVVYKDPVDIGDSAQATAGFDQSVEEAPALRFTDASGNPLPAGTIWSPANGKLYFDYSDDAVNGTLATEQIFLTLASKKYGVQLAADHERIAADYVAKLTDTRGHWKGSIDLADAMPTDSNGKAETRFRGEATISANAHDNKGASQNLTVTDFLVIAYPDSQASIQWKMDTTVTSNEGMIFTVRDQSFTKDNDTVLVNVACVKSGDSVANFPAGEGPTPLSGQYTTGTLPKDEGTPNLGDRILSCLTTDQIRVRYTDPVYGGITEIIIEEVAKPVATPAGNKFVTSESVELTSETPGAVIWYTLDGSKPVPGQSLLYSDPIRIGVTTTLKAIAVKPGFKDSKILTTVYTKETVASRLEILDENGNAIPGNVLTGASKAITIKLITTQDNLTSADVPTVTRAAGDSETALLRFNGSLGNAIELSSKLPLLSPATRSLRNDTLDAAGNDTIVVRWVNPYNPADVAADTLVIKPAFVAAEVYFSATENGPKITQYPVNTDTVYIVVKTRPRDPSLTYNVVLTSSDGSSDTEVIVLTELSPGVFSGKAPVGTGAKAKGDHVIQVAAAGDQLTAVFTDPVYHDPYRGDAGFAQQVQESAQLDFIDENGDAVAPGAVWSPAKGKVFVRYSDDWNAGIDSLVHSKTVRFSLVNWKSGDSVGADNETLVISLKSHTVSRGTWEGSITLADSSKAKAGDNILETYYLGKLRAAVTPHDNAGADLNGEVTDTLAIAYPDQPAEIIVRDTSGGTVQRKTDQVEIVIHDQLVTKSGEATITATVSCSQSGDQVQNVVLVWNGTEYVAKPPVEKGELNSGTPNKSDAILQCRQNDIFVVNYTDPVFGTPRSTEVRWIDDTPPEMWYASVKDGSRIASVTDGSANSFVIVVKGVSPTRDKVDTISVTLSIGADESEIFKAVETGPFTGEFRTTATFRFQTGSPQPGDGTIEARLDPKARINQAVVNGKATISGSDVKADLTLLSIFDLAVSAWAADVDGDGRADHLYFRFDHSLARLPDGLTAAYWNAVSPDLKQKAEASQLSFAKGDSSLIIADFSKSQFGLGLTGIPDGKPAPYALFPDDNLFGGQQALLADSVGPIPLTAMKLPSNGQTYAVTQTERRFTPDTLVITVSEKLRTSTSFSAVFRFSKGCRDYSESVPLLLFSLPETSPDGITYKAIVDNALETQTPLVGDCIFLETDGRFSDLAGNLPSKVGAPITGADPKLVIRAFKGYPPVAGIDAGSVGFTTANQDKLSDGTYRQETGIDQTVQVIWVPPVGFDVSNPIGSLENVARDFGNSQTGNRAGESAHPQPMPPGISTVQVITSAAYLAHITIFDNLGNFVRTMNQSFGHNGELRNGSRTVEGGQVSFLVWDMKDSHGSMVGQGVYVWKVNFTFEDTNRKSEVRFTRTGVLRQN; encoded by the coding sequence ATGGTTCTTCTTACGATCGCCGCCGCCCTCGCCTCATCGTTGGCGCAAGCGCAGACCAAGCGCTGCGACCTGGTGGGCCGGGATACCACCGTTTCCGGCAACCCCGCGTCCTTCAAGCGATGCCTGGATTTGTCGTCGCTGGATGGGAAGACGGTGAACGTGCCGTTGAACGTGACGCGCATCGACAACGACGGATTATCGCTTTGCAAGGGCGCCGTGCAAGCGGGCGGCGATGCCGATATCGTTTACGTCTACGATAACTCGGGAAGCATGCGCGCCGGTTCGGCCTACATCAATTCGGGGACCGGGGACACGACCTACTACTACGACGTGTGCGGGACTTCGGCGGGCGATTCAATCTCCTTCTACCAGTGGAACGACAACGGAACCAGCCAGGTCTTGCGGAAAATCCCGCATTTGTCCGCAAACGGGGGTTGCTCCAACATCTCGGGCGATCCGTACAATGCCCGCGCCAGGGCATTTTATCTGGGGATCCAGGATCAGGCGGCGCGGGCGCCGCAATCCACCGCAGGCATAATGGGATTCGAGAATGGGACCGAACCGGTGGTCCGGCCAAGAGTTTTGAACAGTACCGCCAACATAACCGCGGTCCAAGGAGGCATCAATACCGCTTTCACCGGCGGGACGAATTACAATCCGCCGCTGGACTCCGCACGGAAGTGGCTGACAACATCCACCATCACCTCCAATCCAAAGAAAGCGATCATTTTCCTTTCCGACGGCAGGCCCAGCGACAGCCCTAACTTCGGTTCCGGCACTCCGCCCATCTACGGTATTTTCCTGGGCCGCCCACGCAGCGACACCGCCGTCCTCTCCAACATGTCCCTGAGCACTGGCGGCAAATTCTTCATCATCCCCCCGGACGATCCCGACAGCCTGAAATCGGTGGTCGCATCCATCCTCAATATCGTCCTTCTGCAATATTCCCCGCAGAGCGCTTCGGTCACCAATTCCAGCATCGCCCCTGCGCAAACGGCTACCAGCGCCGCCGCCGACTTCATCCCGCAACCCGATGGGAGTTGGCTCATGAAATTGAGCGACATCATCGGCCTCAACGCCAACGGGTCGAATGTCATCTCGGTCAGCACCAGCTTCAAGGAGAAAACCTCCGGAAACGTGGATACGAAGACCATCAGCTTCACGGTTTCCACCACCTTGCCCGCGTCCAGTACGACCCAGAAAATCGGGACCACCCAATTCGGGATGACGTGCTACGATCGTTCCTCCCTGCTCATCCTCGATGCGGGGAACGCCCGGCCGGCTTACTTCACCGACTCCAACACCATCTACCAAGTCCGCATCCGGACTTCGCCATCGCCTCTCGATTCGGCGGTGGCCGCCGCCACGACGCGCGCCCAGGCCGACACCGAGGCTCCGCATCTCAAGCCCCCCATCATATCCAACGCGGATAGCCTGGTCTTCCGGAACGCCTTTCCGTTCCAGGGGACGGGAGCGGCACGCGTATTGCGCAACGGCACCTTGGAGTCGTCGGCATTCGATTCCATTATCGTGGCTTGGTCGCATCCGCGTGACCCGCAGGATTTCGTGGCCGATACCATGCGCGTGAGGCCCAAAGGGCAGGCCTCGCAAGTTTGGTTCGCGCAATCGAACGGCGGCGCGGCGGTTACCCAATTCCCGGCCAGCACCTCGGTCGTATACATCGTGGTGAAGGATCAAGCCCCGGACGCCCATAAATCCTATACCGCCATCGTCACATCGGAAACATTCAGCATAGACAAGGAGACCGTGGTTTTAACTCCGCTTACGCCGGGCTCGGGAACCCTGGTCGGGCAGCTTACGGTGGCCAACGACACCAAGACTCAGGGCAACGGGAAACTCGAGGTCTCGGTGGGCGGCGATCAATTGCGCGTCGTCTATAAGGACCCGGTGGACATAGGCGATTCGGCGCAGGCCACCGCCGGCTTCGATCAGAGCGTTGAAGAAGCACCCGCCCTGCGTTTTACCGACGCTTCCGGCAATCCGCTCCCGGCCGGCACCATCTGGTCCCCGGCCAACGGTAAGCTTTATTTCGATTACAGCGACGATGCCGTGAACGGCACGCTCGCGACCGAGCAAATCTTCCTCACCCTCGCGAGCAAGAAGTACGGCGTCCAGCTGGCCGCGGATCATGAACGGATCGCGGCCGATTACGTAGCCAAGCTGACCGATACGCGAGGCCATTGGAAAGGCTCCATCGACTTGGCCGATGCGATGCCCACCGACTCCAACGGCAAAGCGGAAACCCGCTTCCGCGGCGAAGCCACCATTTCCGCCAATGCCCATGACAATAAGGGCGCCAGCCAGAACCTTACCGTTACGGATTTCCTGGTCATCGCCTATCCGGATTCCCAAGCGAGCATCCAATGGAAGATGGACACCACCGTAACCTCGAACGAAGGCATGATCTTCACCGTCCGCGATCAGAGTTTCACCAAAGACAACGATACCGTGCTCGTGAACGTGGCCTGCGTCAAGTCGGGCGACAGCGTCGCCAATTTTCCCGCCGGGGAAGGCCCTACCCCCCTTTCCGGGCAATACACCACCGGTACCCTGCCCAAAGATGAAGGCACCCCGAACCTCGGCGATCGGATCCTTTCCTGCCTCACCACCGATCAGATCCGCGTGCGGTATACGGATCCCGTCTATGGCGGCATTACGGAAATAATCATCGAGGAAGTCGCCAAGCCCGTGGCTACGCCCGCCGGGAACAAATTCGTCACCAGCGAATCGGTTGAGCTGACGAGCGAAACCCCCGGAGCCGTCATCTGGTACACCCTGGACGGCTCCAAGCCGGTGCCGGGCCAAAGCCTGCTTTACTCCGATCCCATCCGCATCGGCGTAACTACCACCCTGAAAGCCATCGCCGTCAAGCCCGGCTTTAAGGACAGCAAGATCCTGACCACGGTTTACACGAAGGAAACGGTGGCCTCGCGGCTGGAGATCCTCGACGAGAACGGAAACGCCATACCCGGGAACGTCCTTACGGGAGCCTCGAAGGCGATTACCATCAAGCTGATCACCACTCAGGATAACCTCACGTCAGCGGACGTGCCCACGGTGACCCGGGCGGCAGGGGATTCGGAAACCGCGCTGCTCCGCTTCAACGGGTCCCTGGGAAACGCCATCGAGTTGTCCTCTAAATTGCCGCTGCTCTCGCCGGCCACGCGTTCATTGAGGAACGATACCTTGGATGCCGCCGGGAACGATACCATAGTGGTGCGCTGGGTGAATCCGTATAACCCCGCCGACGTCGCCGCCGATACCCTCGTGATCAAGCCCGCCTTCGTGGCGGCCGAAGTCTACTTCTCCGCCACCGAGAACGGCCCTAAGATCACCCAGTACCCCGTCAATACCGACACGGTCTACATCGTCGTGAAAACCCGCCCGCGCGATCCTTCCCTCACCTATAACGTGGTCCTCACCTCCAGCGACGGCAGCAGCGATACCGAGGTGATTGTCTTGACCGAACTCTCCCCCGGGGTCTTTTCGGGCAAGGCGCCGGTCGGCACGGGTGCCAAAGCCAAGGGCGATCACGTGATCCAGGTAGCGGCGGCCGGGGACCAGCTTACCGCGGTCTTCACCGATCCGGTTTACCACGATCCGTATCGCGGCGACGCCGGTTTCGCCCAGCAAGTGCAAGAGTCGGCGCAACTGGATTTCATCGATGAGAACGGGGATGCCGTCGCTCCCGGGGCCGTCTGGAGCCCCGCCAAAGGCAAGGTCTTCGTGCGCTACTCCGACGATTGGAACGCCGGCATCGATTCCCTGGTCCATTCCAAGACGGTCCGCTTCAGCTTGGTGAACTGGAAGTCGGGCGATTCCGTGGGCGCCGATAACGAGACGCTCGTCATCTCGCTCAAGTCCCACACCGTCAGCCGCGGGACCTGGGAAGGCTCCATCACCCTGGCGGATTCGTCGAAAGCGAAAGCCGGCGACAACATCCTGGAGACCTATTATCTCGGGAAGCTCCGCGCCGCCGTCACCCCGCATGACAATGCGGGCGCGGACCTCAACGGGGAGGTGACGGATACCTTGGCCATCGCCTATCCCGACCAACCCGCCGAGATCATCGTGCGCGACACCTCGGGCGGCACGGTGCAACGGAAAACCGATCAGGTCGAGATCGTCATCCATGATCAGCTCGTGACGAAATCCGGGGAAGCCACCATCACGGCCACGGTTTCCTGCAGCCAAAGCGGCGACCAAGTCCAAAACGTGGTCTTGGTCTGGAACGGGACGGAATACGTGGCCAAGCCGCCGGTGGAAAAGGGCGAGTTGAATTCCGGCACTCCGAACAAATCGGACGCGATCCTGCAATGCCGCCAAAACGACATCTTCGTCGTGAACTATACGGACCCGGTCTTCGGCACTCCCCGCAGCACCGAGGTGCGTTGGATCGACGATACCCCGCCCGAAATGTGGTATGCCTCGGTTAAGGACGGCTCCCGCATCGCATCGGTTACCGATGGCTCGGCCAACTCTTTCGTAATCGTGGTAAAAGGGGTCAGCCCTACGCGCGATAAGGTGGACACCATCTCGGTGACGTTATCCATCGGCGCTGATGAAAGCGAGATTTTCAAAGCCGTGGAAACCGGCCCTTTCACCGGGGAGTTCCGCACCACCGCCACCTTCCGCTTCCAGACCGGTTCTCCCCAACCCGGCGACGGAACGATCGAGGCCCGTCTCGACCCCAAGGCGCGCATCAACCAGGCGGTCGTGAACGGCAAGGCCACGATATCGGGTAGCGACGTCAAAGCCGATCTCACCTTGTTGTCCATCTTCGATTTGGCGGTCTCGGCCTGGGCCGCGGACGTCGACGGGGACGGTCGCGCCGATCATCTTTACTTCCGCTTCGATCATAGCCTAGCCCGGCTGCCGGATGGGCTCACTGCGGCATACTGGAATGCCGTCTCCCCGGATTTGAAGCAAAAGGCCGAGGCTTCGCAGCTCAGCTTCGCGAAGGGAGATTCTTCGCTCATCATCGCCGATTTCTCGAAGTCGCAGTTCGGCCTAGGCCTCACCGGCATCCCGGACGGCAAACCGGCGCCTTACGCCCTTTTCCCGGACGACAATCTCTTCGGCGGCCAACAGGCCCTCCTGGCCGACTCGGTCGGGCCCATACCCCTCACGGCCATGAAGCTGCCGTCCAATGGCCAGACCTATGCGGTCACCCAAACCGAAAGGCGCTTCACTCCGGATACCCTAGTCATCACGGTTTCGGAAAAGCTGCGCACCAGCACGTCCTTCTCCGCGGTCTTCCGCTTCTCCAAAGGGTGCCGGGACTATTCCGAAAGCGTTCCCTTGCTGTTGTTCAGCCTGCCCGAAACCTCCCCGGACGGCATCACCTATAAGGCCATCGTGGACAACGCCCTGGAAACCCAGACGCCCCTGGTCGGCGATTGCATCTTCCTGGAAACCGACGGGCGCTTCTCGGACTTGGCCGGGAATCTGCCCTCCAAGGTGGGCGCGCCCATCACGGGGGCCGACCCGAAACTCGTGATCCGGGCCTTCAAGGGCTATCCTCCGGTGGCCGGCATCGACGCCGGAAGCGTGGGCTTCACCACCGCGAACCAGGACAAGCTTTCCGACGGCACCTACCGCCAGGAAACGGGGATCGACCAGACCGTACAAGTCATCTGGGTGCCGCCGGTGGGATTCGACGTATCCAACCCCATCGGTTCCCTGGAAAACGTGGCCCGGGACTTCGGGAACTCGCAGACCGGCAACCGGGCCGGCGAGAGCGCGCATCCCCAACCCATGCCCCCCGGAATCAGTACGGTTCAAGTCATCACTTCCGCGGCCTACCTGGCCCACATCACCATCTTCGACAACCTGGGCAACTTCGTCCGCACCATGAACCAGTCTTTCGGGCATAATGGGGAATTACGGAACGGGTCGCGTACGGTGGAAGGGGGCCAAGTCAGCTTCCTGGTCTGGGATATGAAGGATTCCCACGGATCAATGGTGGGCCAAGGCGTCTACGTGTGGAAGGTGAACTTCACCTTCGAGGACACTAATCGGAAGTCCGAAGTGCGCTTTACGCGGACGGGCGTGCTGCGGCAAAACTAG